One genomic region from Reichenbachiella ulvae encodes:
- the nuoH gene encoding NADH-quinone oxidoreductase subunit NuoH, whose translation MFAFLFYLPFVLIFALIGVYAERKVSAFMQDRLGPMEVGKFGLLQTLADGLKMMQKEDIIATAADRKLFMLAPIIIFVSVFTGFAVLPLTASINGSGAETGIYFLMAVISLDVIGILMAGWGSNSKFSLFGAMRSVAQIVSYEIPLGLSILCVIMLSGTVSLQEMSFLQQGELGFVHWNIIQYPFLIIVFVIYFISSLAESNRTPFDLPESESELIGGFHTEYSGFRWGIIMLAEYGMMLLVSLIAAILFLGSWNTPLPNIGPVALAEWTTGPEGSIIADFWGVFWLMSKAMFLIFVQMWVRWTYPRVRVDQMMSLSWKYLTPIGLLMVFVSGIWKLWM comes from the coding sequence ATGTTCGCCTTTTTATTTTACCTTCCATTTGTCCTCATTTTTGCGCTGATCGGTGTCTACGCTGAGCGTAAGGTGTCTGCCTTTATGCAAGACAGGCTAGGTCCTATGGAGGTGGGTAAGTTCGGTTTGCTGCAGACGCTGGCAGACGGACTCAAAATGATGCAGAAAGAAGACATCATCGCCACAGCAGCGGATCGTAAGCTGTTCATGTTGGCGCCAATCATCATATTCGTATCGGTCTTTACTGGGTTTGCTGTTTTGCCACTCACTGCTTCCATCAATGGCTCTGGGGCAGAAACAGGAATTTACTTCCTGATGGCTGTGATTTCATTGGATGTTATCGGTATCCTGATGGCGGGTTGGGGATCCAATAGCAAATTCTCGCTCTTCGGAGCTATGCGATCGGTAGCCCAAATCGTTTCGTATGAAATCCCTTTAGGGCTATCCATCCTTTGCGTGATCATGCTTTCGGGTACTGTTAGTTTGCAGGAGATGTCTTTTTTGCAGCAGGGTGAATTAGGTTTTGTTCACTGGAATATCATCCAGTATCCATTTCTGATCATTGTGTTTGTCATCTATTTTATTTCCTCCTTGGCAGAATCTAATCGTACGCCATTTGATTTACCGGAATCTGAATCCGAGTTGATTGGTGGCTTTCATACAGAATATTCGGGGTTCAGATGGGGAATAATTATGCTGGCGGAGTATGGTATGATGCTACTGGTGTCGTTGATTGCCGCCATTTTGTTTTTGGGAAGTTGGAATACGCCGCTGCCTAATATCGGGCCCGTAGCATTGGCTGAATGGACCACCGGTCCAGAAGGAAGCATCATTGCGGACTTTTGGGGTGTGTTTTGGTTGATGTCCAAGGCCATGTTTTTGATCTTTGTGCAGATGTGGGTGCGTTGGACTTATCCCCGCGTGAGAGTAGATCAAATGATGTCGCTCAGCTGGAAGTACCTAACACCAATCGGCCTTTTGATGGTTTTTGTTTCAGGGATTTGGAAATTGTGGATGTAA
- a CDS encoding carboxylesterase family protein, translating to MKTKLLSLLVVVFCCVSLSYAQVSPFSHEAYISDAGDTLLYRRMVSDYDTVSRYPLVIFLHGSGERGNDNEAQLKWGVMNFATDRVMKNYRPIVIAPQCPSGSGWGNYTYGDQLTLQPTPTPTMKLLIELINQTIATMPVDPDRVYITGLSMGGFGTFDAISRYPDLFAAAVPVCGGGDVSKAQTFAHMPIWVFHGALDAGVSPFLSTQMIAALMEAGANPGFTLYPEAGHFSWVAAYSDPMLMEWLFSQRR from the coding sequence ATGAAAACTAAATTACTATCTCTACTTGTCGTAGTGTTTTGCTGCGTCAGTTTATCCTATGCTCAAGTTTCACCCTTTAGTCATGAAGCTTATATAAGTGATGCGGGTGATACCTTGCTATACAGGAGAATGGTGTCGGACTATGATACGGTCAGTCGATATCCGTTGGTGATTTTCTTACATGGATCAGGGGAGCGAGGCAATGACAATGAGGCCCAACTCAAATGGGGTGTGATGAATTTTGCTACAGATCGAGTGATGAAGAACTACCGTCCGATCGTGATAGCGCCCCAGTGCCCTTCAGGCAGCGGTTGGGGTAATTATACTTATGGAGATCAACTGACTCTGCAGCCAACTCCCACGCCTACTATGAAGCTACTGATTGAGCTCATCAATCAAACCATTGCGACTATGCCTGTAGATCCAGATCGTGTTTATATCACAGGGCTTTCGATGGGTGGATTCGGTACTTTTGATGCGATCTCTAGATATCCGGATTTGTTTGCTGCAGCAGTGCCGGTTTGTGGAGGGGGAGATGTCAGCAAGGCTCAGACTTTTGCACATATGCCCATTTGGGTTTTTCATGGGGCCTTGGATGCGGGAGTCTCGCCATTTTTGTCAACCCAAATGATAGCCGCATTGATGGAGGCCGGTGCAAACCCTGGCTTTACACTTTATCCTGAGGCTGGACATTTTTCCTGGGTGGCGGCTTATAGCGATCCCATGTTGATGGAATGGTTATTTAGTCAAAGAAGGTAG
- a CDS encoding electron transport complex protein RnfA produces the protein MNESIWYIFISASLVNNFVLAYFLGICPFLGVSGKMATATKMGAAVTFVMLISSMCAYGIHWGLEAINAPFLQLISYIVVIASTVQLVEMFIKKMSPALFRALGIFLPLITTNCAILGLALFQTAKGYGFLQSIVYALGAGAGFTLALVLIAGLREKLDFADVPQTVKGTVLTLLVAGILSLAFMGFSGLGSQ, from the coding sequence ATGAACGAATCGATCTGGTATATCTTCATCTCAGCGAGTTTGGTCAACAACTTCGTGTTGGCCTACTTCCTTGGTATCTGTCCATTCCTTGGGGTCTCAGGCAAGATGGCTACTGCCACCAAAATGGGTGCAGCGGTGACCTTTGTGATGCTGATCAGCTCGATGTGTGCCTATGGGATCCACTGGGGACTGGAGGCGATTAACGCACCCTTCTTGCAGTTGATCAGCTACATCGTGGTGATTGCCTCCACAGTTCAGCTGGTCGAGATGTTCATCAAGAAAATGAGCCCTGCGCTGTTCAGGGCATTAGGGATTTTCCTTCCATTGATTACTACCAATTGTGCCATACTCGGATTAGCCCTCTTTCAGACAGCCAAAGGCTATGGCTTTTTGCAGAGCATCGTGTATGCGCTGGGGGCAGGTGCCGGTTTTACGCTGGCGCTGGTATTGATCGCAGGATTGAGAGAAAAATTGGACTTTGCTGATGTGCCGCAGACGGTCAAGGGCACGGTCCTCACTTTGCTGGTAGCCGGGATTTTGTCTCTGGCATTTATGGGATTTTCAGGATTAGGAAGCCAATGA
- the murI gene encoding glutamate racemase, translating into MDRNAPIGIFDSGTGGLTVARAVKNLLPNEDMIYFGDSAHLPYGDKSATTIQSYSIKITNVLLERGCKVILIACNSASAAAYELVKEYVGSRAKVLNVIDPVIDLLGKNYVQKKVGLIGTLQTVNSGVFESKIKAKQIDVQLASLATPLLVPMIEEGFIHDNISHEIIAKYLGDERFEGIEALILGCTHYPIIKRDLKEFYKNEVELIDSANIVAQNLKQQLETQGLTREKNKGNDQFLVSDITPAFEKAASLFFNQDIHLEKYPLWE; encoded by the coding sequence ATGGATAGAAATGCACCAATTGGTATTTTTGATAGTGGGACAGGGGGACTCACCGTTGCTCGCGCAGTAAAGAATTTGTTGCCAAATGAAGATATGATCTACTTTGGTGATTCTGCCCATCTTCCTTATGGGGATAAATCTGCCACTACTATCCAGTCTTATTCGATCAAGATTACCAATGTGCTTCTGGAGCGCGGATGCAAAGTGATATTGATCGCCTGTAACTCCGCCTCGGCAGCAGCTTACGAATTAGTTAAGGAATATGTCGGCAGTAGGGCAAAAGTGCTAAATGTAATCGATCCCGTGATCGACCTTTTGGGCAAAAACTACGTACAGAAAAAAGTCGGATTGATCGGCACACTTCAGACCGTCAATTCCGGGGTTTTCGAATCTAAGATCAAGGCAAAGCAAATCGATGTGCAGTTGGCCTCTTTGGCCACACCGCTGTTGGTACCCATGATCGAGGAGGGGTTCATTCATGACAATATTAGTCATGAAATCATAGCCAAATACCTCGGAGATGAACGTTTCGAAGGGATCGAAGCATTGATATTGGGATGTACACATTACCCGATTATCAAAAGGGATTTAAAAGAATTCTACAAAAACGAGGTAGAGTTGATCGATTCGGCTAATATTGTGGCTCAGAATTTAAAACAACAGCTAGAGACCCAGGGTTTAACCAGAGAGAAAAACAAAGGCAATGACCAGTTTCTTGTATCCGATATCACTCCCGCTTTCGAAAAGGCTGCCAGTCTTTTCTTCAATCAAGATATCCATCTTGAGAAGTACCCGCTTTGGGAGTAG
- a CDS encoding RnfABCDGE type electron transport complex subunit B codes for MIVTALIALGSLTLILAVMLVIANKKLYVYEDPRIDQVEDMLPHANCGACGYPGCRPFAEQLVEGKVLPGKCTVSSEDARQEIASFLGVSLGAEEKQVARLACAGGKNVARNRAQYEGLDNCTAAALVSGGGKGCFWGCLGKGDCAVVCDFDAISMDENSLPFVDPDKCTACGDCVEVCPKNLFSLEPISRRLWVACKSLDAGDQVLEDCEVGCTACGKCAMDAGPLIEMEGNLPQILYSKGHATDKPIQRCPTGAIVWLEDDGTKRKGLESKPVLRKSEKEMGWT; via the coding sequence ATGATTGTAACTGCCTTAATCGCCCTGGGAAGTCTTACGCTGATATTGGCTGTCATGCTCGTGATAGCCAATAAGAAGCTCTATGTCTATGAAGACCCCAGGATCGATCAGGTGGAAGATATGTTGCCCCATGCCAATTGCGGGGCTTGTGGTTATCCCGGCTGCCGACCTTTCGCTGAGCAGTTGGTAGAAGGCAAAGTGCTGCCCGGAAAGTGTACTGTTAGTTCAGAGGACGCCAGACAAGAGATTGCCAGCTTTCTGGGTGTTTCACTTGGCGCAGAAGAAAAGCAAGTCGCTCGACTGGCTTGTGCCGGAGGAAAAAATGTAGCTCGCAACCGGGCTCAATACGAAGGGCTTGATAACTGCACTGCGGCTGCTTTAGTCTCTGGAGGAGGTAAAGGTTGTTTTTGGGGGTGCCTGGGCAAGGGTGACTGTGCGGTAGTCTGTGACTTTGATGCCATCTCTATGGATGAAAATTCGCTGCCCTTTGTAGACCCTGATAAATGTACCGCCTGTGGGGATTGTGTAGAAGTCTGTCCGAAGAATTTGTTTTCGTTAGAGCCCATCAGTCGTAGGCTATGGGTAGCCTGCAAAAGCCTGGATGCTGGCGATCAGGTTTTGGAAGACTGTGAGGTAGGCTGCACCGCCTGTGGCAAGTGTGCCATGGACGCTGGCCCACTCATCGAAATGGAAGGCAACTTGCCTCAAATTCTTTATTCAAAAGGCCATGCAACTGATAAACCTATTCAGCGCTGTCCCACAGGAGCCATAGTTTGGTTAGAAGATGACGGAACGAAACGAAAAGGTCTGGAGAGTAAACCTGTATTGAGAAAAAGCGAGAAAGAAATGGGTTGGACCTAA
- the rsxE gene encoding electron transport complex subunit RsxE produces the protein MNRNQEHGFFATLASSPSTNEFVKGLWKDNPVFVQVLGMCPVLAVSNTAENALAMGLATTFVLLMSNILVSLLRKFIPKQVRIASYILIIATFVTMTDYAIQAISVELHNSLGAFISLIVVNCLILSRAEAFASKNGMGKSILDALGMGFGFVFALFCLGAIREILGSGSLFNIALFPEGFQPWVVMILPAGGFFTLALWLLFFNLLKHRKTS, from the coding sequence ATGAATAGGAATCAGGAACATGGCTTTTTTGCAACGCTGGCGAGTAGTCCCTCCACCAATGAGTTTGTCAAAGGACTCTGGAAGGACAACCCGGTCTTTGTGCAGGTGCTGGGGATGTGCCCGGTATTGGCCGTTTCGAATACGGCAGAAAATGCACTGGCCATGGGACTGGCTACTACTTTCGTCCTCCTGATGTCCAATATCCTGGTATCACTGCTTCGCAAGTTCATTCCCAAACAGGTCAGGATCGCTTCCTATATCCTGATCATTGCCACCTTCGTGACGATGACCGATTATGCCATTCAGGCGATCAGCGTCGAGCTGCACAACAGTCTGGGTGCTTTCATTTCACTGATAGTGGTCAATTGTTTGATCCTGAGTCGAGCAGAAGCTTTTGCTTCCAAAAACGGAATGGGCAAATCCATTTTGGATGCCCTGGGCATGGGATTTGGCTTTGTCTTCGCACTGTTTTGTTTAGGTGCGATCAGAGAAATTTTGGGCAGCGGCAGTCTTTTCAATATCGCGCTCTTCCCCGAGGGCTTTCAGCCATGGGTGGTGATGATTTTACCAGCAGGCGGCTTTTTCACGCTGGCGCTTTGGTTACTGTTTTTCAATCTACTTAAACACCGAAAAACATCATGA
- a CDS encoding RnfABCDGE type electron transport complex subunit G, whose product MTEMVDSEQVSSQKMLLTMGGIGVICALLIVLTYEGTLPRVQHLKAEALEKAIFNVVPGTSETVAFALVDGKLEKDGPGEELIYAGYDQERKLVGVAIKGEGQGYADKIKVLYGYDPIQEQVIGFQVLETKETPGLGDKIGKEEDFLANFHALDVALNEDKSGLAHEVVTVKNGEKEEPWQIDGITGATISSRAVGAIINQSANRWTPIIQQHLDQLQNQLSDE is encoded by the coding sequence ATGACTGAAATGGTAGATAGCGAACAAGTCAGCAGTCAAAAGATGCTTTTGACCATGGGAGGCATAGGTGTCATTTGCGCCTTGCTGATTGTCCTGACCTATGAAGGGACTTTGCCTCGTGTGCAGCATTTGAAGGCTGAGGCGCTGGAGAAGGCCATTTTCAATGTGGTGCCTGGTACTTCAGAGACCGTAGCTTTTGCTCTAGTAGATGGAAAACTGGAGAAGGATGGGCCGGGTGAAGAGTTGATCTATGCCGGCTATGACCAGGAGAGGAAACTGGTGGGAGTGGCGATAAAAGGCGAAGGTCAGGGCTATGCCGACAAAATCAAAGTGCTCTATGGTTATGACCCGATCCAGGAGCAGGTGATAGGTTTTCAGGTATTGGAAACCAAAGAGACTCCCGGGCTCGGAGATAAAATAGGAAAGGAAGAAGACTTTTTGGCCAACTTCCATGCCTTGGATGTGGCCTTGAATGAGGATAAATCTGGATTGGCACATGAGGTCGTCACGGTGAAGAATGGCGAAAAAGAAGAACCCTGGCAGATAGATGGCATCACCGGTGCGACGATATCTTCTCGTGCAGTTGGTGCGATTATCAATCAAAGTGCCAATCGCTGGACGCCCATCATTCAGCAGCATTTGGATCAACTACAAAATCAACTCAGCGATGAATAG
- a CDS encoding ferredoxin-NADP reductase, with the protein MAHLEELDKADAHLATVMHSERLTPVGTEEVREILLEVEDPNWEPKIDQSFGVLINYKGQFGNKRHHRLYSVADLPKKQKTSTQIKVLVKRCNYVDEFNGELYHGVASNYLCDRHPGDQITITGPHELPFEVPEDKNTDLILIGMGTGIAPFRAFVKHIYHDVKDWKGKIRLFYGAKSGLELLYLNEKDGDLTNYYDQETFMAFHALSPRPHMKDDIPLAARMEERADEILEMLNKVNTRVYVAGYDKVYEQLDIAFSNILGSYGAWQTRKAELIAGNRWREIIY; encoded by the coding sequence ATGGCACATTTAGAAGAATTAGATAAGGCAGATGCCCACCTCGCAACGGTGATGCACTCTGAGCGATTGACTCCTGTAGGAACAGAAGAAGTCAGAGAGATACTCCTCGAAGTAGAAGATCCCAACTGGGAACCCAAGATTGACCAGAGCTTTGGAGTACTGATCAATTACAAAGGCCAATTTGGCAATAAGAGACACCACAGACTTTATAGCGTGGCAGATTTGCCTAAGAAGCAAAAAACAAGCACACAGATCAAAGTGCTGGTGAAGCGCTGCAACTATGTAGATGAATTTAATGGAGAGCTCTACCATGGGGTGGCTTCCAATTATTTGTGCGACAGACATCCGGGAGATCAAATCACTATTACCGGTCCACACGAGCTTCCTTTCGAAGTTCCTGAAGACAAGAATACGGATTTGATTCTGATCGGTATGGGCACGGGCATCGCTCCATTTCGTGCTTTCGTCAAGCATATCTATCATGATGTCAAAGACTGGAAAGGAAAAATCCGTCTCTTCTATGGAGCCAAAAGTGGTTTGGAGCTTCTTTATCTGAACGAAAAGGATGGCGACCTGACCAACTATTATGATCAGGAAACATTCATGGCTTTTCATGCACTGAGTCCACGCCCCCATATGAAGGATGATATTCCTTTAGCTGCCCGAATGGAAGAGCGAGCAGACGAGATCCTGGAGATGCTCAATAAAGTGAATACCCGAGTGTATGTGGCTGGCTATGACAAGGTCTACGAGCAACTAGACATAGCCTTTTCGAACATTCTGGGATCATACGGCGCATGGCAGACCCGAAAAGCCGAACTGATAGCGGGTAATAGATGGAGAGAAATTATTTACTAA
- a CDS encoding RES family NAD+ phosphorylase: MRVYRICQTYPPDHDPLDGRGAFLNGGRWNHKGSYAVYTASSLALARAELARHVNLECIPDNFRVYEIEIPDHHHRTIDPIPDGWNADPEDSETKKIGSELLKNPDILCLKVPSICDPDSFNYILNPTYKDFSEVQIIKHYPFTP, translated from the coding sequence ATGAGAGTCTATCGAATCTGCCAAACCTACCCTCCAGATCATGATCCATTGGATGGAAGAGGCGCATTTCTGAATGGAGGACGATGGAACCATAAAGGTAGTTATGCAGTTTACACAGCGTCCTCTTTGGCACTCGCTCGTGCAGAGCTCGCCAGACATGTCAACCTGGAGTGTATTCCTGACAATTTCAGAGTATATGAAATCGAAATACCAGATCATCACCATCGTACGATAGACCCTATACCTGATGGATGGAATGCTGACCCTGAAGATTCTGAAACCAAAAAAATCGGTAGCGAACTACTTAAAAACCCAGACATCCTCTGTTTAAAGGTGCCTTCGATTTGTGATCCTGATTCCTTTAACTACATTTTGAACCCTACCTACAAAGACTTTAGTGAAGTCCAAATCATCAAACACTATCCATTCACCCCATAA
- the rsxC gene encoding electron transport complex subunit RsxC, producing the protein MSLITFSKRTFRHGVHPPENKHGTAGSAIRQFPFAPEIILPIAQHLGAPSKIVVREKQEVLRGQLLAKASGYVSVPLHSPVSGVITKINNVPTLSGKMVPGIHIQPYPASGQEAIEGEPIDVETATQEEILAGIQQAGIVGLGGAAFPTHVKLKVPEDKNCQVLMLNGIECEPFLTTDHRVMLEQEADIMTGIRYLLKATGAPKAIIGIEANKKDAAIHLSKHIPEDLPVTVQVVPVKYPQGSEKMLITSVLGREVPSGGLPIDVGVVVVNVATAAEIGRLLPHGRGIQERVITITGPGVLDKGNYLIPIGTPLRFALEQVGIEGTIKEVYMGGPMMGMAVSNLDISITKGTSGVVVFTERDIRANQKVYPCINCGACVDACPLFLNPSRMGILAKSKAYDEMAEQQHLMDCFECGSCSYVCPSHIPLVQQFRLAKGIVRKRKAKQKVA; encoded by the coding sequence ATGAGTCTGATTACTTTTAGTAAACGAACATTTAGACACGGGGTCCACCCCCCGGAAAACAAGCATGGAACTGCCGGATCAGCCATCCGACAGTTCCCATTTGCTCCTGAAATCATATTGCCTATTGCACAGCATCTCGGGGCTCCCTCCAAGATAGTCGTGCGAGAAAAGCAGGAGGTACTCCGTGGACAACTGCTGGCCAAAGCTTCGGGCTATGTCTCGGTTCCCTTGCACTCTCCTGTTTCAGGAGTGATCACCAAAATCAACAATGTGCCCACGCTATCAGGCAAGATGGTGCCGGGGATTCATATACAGCCTTATCCCGCTTCCGGACAGGAAGCGATTGAGGGAGAACCTATAGATGTAGAAACAGCCACTCAGGAAGAGATACTGGCTGGTATACAACAAGCAGGTATTGTAGGATTGGGCGGAGCGGCCTTTCCTACTCATGTGAAATTGAAAGTGCCAGAAGACAAGAACTGCCAGGTTTTGATGTTGAACGGGATCGAATGCGAACCCTTCCTCACCACCGACCATCGCGTGATGCTAGAGCAGGAAGCTGATATCATGACCGGCATTCGCTATCTGCTGAAAGCCACTGGGGCACCCAAAGCCATCATAGGCATAGAGGCCAACAAGAAAGATGCGGCCATTCACCTATCCAAACACATTCCTGAAGATCTACCGGTGACCGTTCAAGTTGTGCCAGTCAAGTATCCTCAGGGCTCTGAGAAGATGCTAATCACTTCGGTGCTGGGGAGGGAAGTACCCTCTGGCGGATTGCCCATAGATGTAGGTGTAGTGGTGGTCAATGTGGCAACTGCCGCAGAGATCGGTCGATTGCTACCCCATGGGCGGGGCATTCAGGAGCGGGTGATTACCATCACCGGACCCGGTGTACTCGACAAGGGCAATTACCTAATCCCCATCGGTACGCCGTTGCGTTTCGCACTGGAGCAGGTAGGTATTGAAGGCACGATCAAAGAAGTGTACATGGGAGGTCCGATGATGGGCATGGCGGTATCCAATCTGGATATCTCCATCACCAAGGGGACTTCTGGCGTGGTGGTATTCACCGAGCGAGACATCAGGGCCAATCAAAAAGTCTATCCCTGCATCAACTGCGGGGCTTGCGTGGATGCCTGTCCGCTTTTCCTCAACCCCTCGCGAATGGGCATCCTAGCCAAGTCCAAAGCCTATGACGAGATGGCTGAGCAGCAGCACCTGATGGATTGCTTCGAATGTGGTTCTTGCTCTTACGTCTGTCCCTCTCATATTCCCTTGGTACAGCAGTTCAGGCTCGCCAAAGGGATCGTCCGAAAACGCAAAGCCAAACAAAAAGTCGCGTGA
- the parS gene encoding type II RES/Xre toxin-antitoxin system antitoxin codes for MKKSDEINLGEISDHKIKIVNLSKTKRQMSELKKYSELKQAIDKVEEAAISYDTPTKKIELSRQGVSPEFVLDLMTVYQFSKQEASRLTDISSKTLDRHIQSGKFFTGLQSDRILELAELFHEGLDVFGSQEKFLRWLSSSLPALGNTRPKDWLDTHHGIQMITDELGRIKHGIFA; via the coding sequence ATGAAGAAATCGGATGAAATAAATTTAGGAGAAATTTCTGATCACAAAATAAAAATAGTAAATTTGTCTAAAACAAAAAGACAAATGTCTGAACTGAAAAAATATAGCGAGCTAAAACAAGCCATAGACAAAGTAGAAGAGGCCGCCATCAGTTATGACACTCCTACCAAAAAGATTGAACTTTCACGTCAAGGGGTTTCTCCGGAGTTTGTATTGGACTTGATGACTGTTTATCAATTTTCGAAACAAGAAGCTTCTCGTTTAACTGACATTTCCTCCAAGACATTGGACAGGCATATCCAATCAGGCAAGTTTTTCACAGGCTTGCAGTCTGATCGCATTTTAGAATTGGCAGAATTATTTCATGAAGGCTTAGATGTTTTTGGTAGTCAAGAGAAATTCCTAAGGTGGCTCAGTTCAAGCCTTCCTGCTCTAGGAAACACTCGTCCCAAAGATTGGCTGGATACACATCATGGCATCCAAATGATTACGGATGAGCTTGGTCGAATCAAGCATGGCATTTTTGCATGA
- a CDS encoding RnfABCDGE type electron transport complex subunit D — MERKTLHISTSPHLVKGVSTVDIMRNVVYALLPVAAFSIYAFGLNALLVIATAVIACVLTEHVLCRWSTKDSTIGDWSAVITGLLFGLTLPPSFPLWMVFIGGVVSIALGKFVFGGLGYNVFNPALVGRAFLQAAFPVAITTWSEPFASDRFGSVASSVLALPFMEPVVDAVSGATPLSAWKFDKVVAETQDLMLGLVSGSAGETSTLVILIGGLYLIIRKMMNWRIPVAILTTVYLLSAIMHFSHPESYPSPQFMLFSGGLMLGAVFMATDMVGSPITSLGVVIYGIMIGLLVVVIRLLGGLPEGVMYAILIGNALAPQIDKVIQPRVYGTKKISS; from the coding sequence ATGGAAAGAAAGACTTTACATATCAGCACTTCGCCCCACCTAGTGAAAGGCGTGAGCACCGTCGACATCATGCGCAATGTGGTTTATGCCCTACTGCCTGTGGCGGCCTTTTCCATTTATGCTTTTGGATTAAATGCTTTATTGGTGATAGCCACAGCGGTCATTGCCTGCGTGCTGACGGAGCATGTGCTGTGTCGATGGTCTACTAAGGATAGTACGATTGGAGACTGGTCGGCCGTGATTACGGGCTTGCTTTTTGGTCTGACGCTACCACCATCCTTTCCACTTTGGATGGTCTTCATCGGTGGAGTCGTGTCCATCGCACTTGGCAAATTCGTCTTTGGCGGTCTGGGTTACAATGTGTTCAACCCCGCTCTGGTAGGACGTGCTTTTTTGCAGGCTGCCTTTCCAGTAGCGATCACGACATGGAGCGAGCCTTTTGCATCGGATCGTTTTGGCTCGGTGGCTTCCTCTGTATTGGCGCTTCCTTTTATGGAGCCGGTAGTCGATGCGGTCAGTGGTGCTACCCCACTTTCGGCCTGGAAGTTTGATAAGGTCGTCGCTGAGACGCAGGATTTGATGCTAGGATTAGTCAGTGGTTCTGCTGGCGAGACTTCTACGCTGGTTATCCTCATTGGAGGGCTTTATCTGATCATAAGAAAAATGATGAACTGGCGCATCCCGGTAGCCATCCTCACTACAGTGTACTTGCTTAGCGCGATCATGCATTTTTCCCATCCCGAAAGTTATCCCAGTCCTCAGTTTATGTTGTTTTCTGGTGGGCTGATGCTGGGTGCGGTATTTATGGCGACCGATATGGTGGGGTCTCCGATTACATCTCTAGGCGTGGTGATATATGGAATCATGATTGGGCTGCTGGTGGTGGTCATTCGTCTATTGGGCGGACTGCCAGAAGGTGTGATGTACGCCATATTGATAGGCAATGCTTTGGCTCCTCAGATAGACAAAGTCATACAGCCGCGTGTTTACGGAACTAAAAAGATCTCCTCATGA